The Stackebrandtia nassauensis DSM 44728 genome includes the window TGGCGTGGCGACACCGACGAGGTGCGCCGACAGCTCGACGTCGTGACGTCGCTGCTGACCGGAATGACGGAACGGCCGACCGTCCGGGTACTGACACACAGCCTGCTGGCCTACCTCGCCGAGGATCTCGACGAGGCCCGGGAACACTGCGCCGTCGTCTACCGGTCGATCGTCGAACTGGGGCACCCCGCCCTGATCGCGCACGGGCTGCTCATGATCGCGGGCCTGGCGCTGCGGCGCGGACAGTACGAGCAGGCCGCGCGGCTGCTGGCGGCGAGCGAGGCCGTGCGCGGTCTGCCGGACCGCTCGCAGCCGGACACCGACCGCATCGAGCGGGAAACGCGAGACCGCCTCGGCGACAAGGAGTACGCCGAGGCGGTTCGAGAGGGAACTGAGACGAGCTGGACTCAGCTGGTCGAGGTCACGCTCGCTTCTTGAACGTGGACCGGGCCCACAGGTAGCCGACGAGGGCGATCCCGAGGCACCAGGCGACGGCGGTGAGCGTGTCACCGGTCTCCGGCTTACCGGCCAGCAGGCCCCGCATCGTCTCGATGATCGGCGTGAAGGGCTGGTACTTCGCGAACTCCCGCAGGCCCGGGCCCATCATGTCGGCCGGGACGATCGCGCTGGAGAAGAACGGCAGCAGCACCATCGGTACGGCGGCCATGCCCGCCGTCTCGGGGGACTTCGCCGCGATCCCCAGGGCGATCGTCAGCCAACCGGCCGCGAAGCCGAGCAGGATCACGATTCCGGCCAGGGCCAGCCAGTCCAGCAGGTCCGCCGCCGGGCTGAACCCCATCGCGAACGCCACCCCGACCAGGGCCGCGATCGCGATCACGTTGGTCAGCACACTGGTGATGACGTGGCCGTTGAGCACCGCGCCCCGGGAGACGTCCATGACCTTGAACCGGTTGATGATGCCCTTGGTCATGTCGGAGTTCACCGCGGTCGCGGTGGCTCCCAGTCCATAACAGACGGCCATCAGCATCAGCCCCGGCGTCGCGTAGTCCACATAGTCGACGCCGACGCTGAACGCCTCGCCGAACATGTACACGAACATCAGCAGCATGAAGATCGGCATCAGGATCGAGTTGAACACCGAGACCGGGTTGCGGGCGATGTGTTTGAAGTTGCGGCGCAACATCACCATCGAATGGGATTTCATCGGGATTCCACCTCCGTGGTGTGGCCCGTCAGGGCGAGGAAGACGTCGTCGAGGTCGGGAGTGTGGACGGTGAACTCCTCGGCGCTGAGCGAGTTCTCGTTGAGCCGGTTCAGCAGCGTCCACAGTGATTTCGTCCCGGTGTCGCTGGGGACCCGCAGCGTCAGCGAGTCGGCGTCCGGTGTGGAGCCGGGGAACAGCCGCGTCGCCGCTTCGAGCTCGGCGGGGGCGGCGAACTGGAGCCGGACGTGGGTGCCGGGGATCTGACGCTTGAGTTCGGCGGACGTGCCCTGGGCGACCAGGTGTCCCTTGTCGAGCACCGCGATCCGGTCGGCGAGCTGGTCGGCCTCGTCGAGGTACTGGGTGGTGAGGAAGATGGTCACGCCGTCGGCGACCAGGTCGCGGATGATCGACCACATCGTGCGACGGCTGCGCGGGTCCAGCCCGGTGGTCGGCTCGTCCAGGAAGATGATGCGCGGGTTGCCGACCAGCGTCATCGCCAGGTCGAGTTTGCGGCGCATACCGCCCGAGTAGGTCGAAGCGGGCTTCTTCGCCGCCTCGACCAGGTCGAAGCGTTCCAGCAACCGCGCGACGGCGTGCTTGCCGTTGCCGGTGGCGGCCCGGTTCAGGTCCACCATCAGTTGCAGGTTCTCCTGGCCGGTCAACAGTTCGTCGACCGCCGCGAACTGGCCGGTGACACCGATCGCGGAGCGCACCGCCTTGGCGTCGGTCTCGACGTCGTGTCCGGCGACGCGCACCGAGCCGCCGTCGGCCTTCGTCAGGGTGCTCAGCACGTTGACGGTCGTGGTCTTGCCTGCCCCGTTGGGACCGAGTAGGGAGAAGATCGTGCCCGCACGGACGTCGAGGTCGATGCCGTCGAGCACGACCTTGTCCTTATAGGCCTTTCGCAGTCCCGAGACCGCGATCGCTGTGTTCGTCATGCGGCCAACTATCAGCGGCCGGTCCGCCACCGCCCTGACACCGCACTGACACGGCCTGACACGCGACGGCTAGAGCTTCTTGTGGTAGTTGACGTCGGTGGTCCAGCGGGTGAAACCGGCACCGGTGTACAGCCGGACGGCGCGCACATTGGACTCGTCGACGTACAGCATGACGGTGTCCAGACCCCGGCCGCGCAGGTAGCGCAGCCCCGCGGTGGTGAGGGCGGCGCCCAGCTTCAGCCCCTGCGCCTCCGGGGCGACGCCCAGCACGTAGATCTCGCCGATCGCCGAGTCGCCGCTGCCGTGGACCTTGGTCCAGTGGAAGCCCAGCACCTGGCCGTCGACGTCGCGTTCGGCCAGCAGCAGCCCCTCGGGGTCGAACCAGTCCTCGCGTTCGCGCATCGCGATGTCGCGGACGGTCCAGCCGCCCTGGTCGGGGTGGTCGGCGAACGCCGCGTTGTTGACCTCCAGCAGCCGGGTCTCGTCGCGGCCCGGGACGAAGGAGCGGATGGTGATCCCGGCGGCGGGCTCGCCGTCACCGTCGGCGTCGGTCAGGTGGCGGCGCATCTGCCACAGCACCCGGTCGCGGGTGAAGTCGTGCCGGTCGGCCAACAGCAGCGCGGTGGGGTGGTCGCCGTGCGCCCAGATGGTGAGGGCCCGGCACTTGGCGGCGGTGGCGCGCTTGATCAGGGCCGCCAGCAACGCCTCGCCGTGGCCGTTGTGCCGGTGTGTCGGGTGCACCAGCATCTCGACGGCCGCGACGCCGTCGTTGTCCAGTTCGAGGTTGGCGTAGCCGACCAGGGTGCCCTCCGCGTCCCGGATCATGAGGTGGGCGCCGGGCTCAGCCTCGGCGCCGCCGTGCCGCAGATTCAGGATCGTCTGCTCGTTGAGCGCGGACAGTCCGTCCGCCCTGGCACCGGCCTCGACTAGTTCCAGAACCTCGGCGACCGCGGCGGCCTCCAGGCGTTCGTAAATCTCCACGCGAATCACCGTACGTGGCTTTGCCCCTAGAGGCGAGTGGGTGCCATTGGACCCGACCGTTTCGATACGTCCGATTGAATCTCAAGTATCCGAGAATTTTCTTGCAACCAAGGCGCCCCACCTGGCGTGATTACCCGTGTGAAGGCAGATGACTTCGGTCGAAGCCGACACGCTGGGACCGAGCGCCGTGCCGGGGCGCTCGGTCCACCTTTTTGTCACGGGACGCCCGGCAATGCATCAAAATCCACGCTGACCTGGGAATCCTCCTGCCAGCGCACCGTCACCAGGCCCCCCGACACGCTCACCCGGGCCGCGTCCAGCCACTCGGCCACCGCCGCCTCGGCGTCCTGGGTGTGAGCCAGGACATGCAACGCGGCGAAGATCCGCCCCTCACCCCCGACCAGTTGCGGGGCCGAAGCGTTGTCGCCCAAGGCGTTGACGGCGGTGAACGTGTCCGAGATCGCACCCTGGTCGTAGCCGAGCAACCCGATCACGGCGCTCGTCAGTCCGTCGGCGTCGCTCACCCAGGCCCAGCCGTCCCCGGCGTCGGACGCCAGCGGCCGGTCGTCGGCGATGAGCTGACCGGCTTCGCGGACCCGGACGGCCGTCCCGGCGTCGACGCGGTGGATCCGGACCTCGAACCGGCCGGACACGACCGAGGCCGAGGTGACCGTGCCGGTGTCGAAGCGGTTGCGGGACAGCGCGGAGGTGTCGCCGACGTGGTGGTGGTCGATGCCCCGGCGACGCGACTCGCGGCCTTGCGCGTCGATGACGACGAACTCACCGTCGGCGCCCTGCTCGAACGCGGCCCCGTGCCCGGCGGCGGTGTGGGTCGAGTAGCCGTACTTGATGTACACCGGATCCGGGTCGGGGGTGCCCGCGGTGATCTTGTCGCTGCCGTGGTTGAGCAGCCGGACGATGCCGTCGGCGGCGGTGGACTGCAACAGCCAGCCCGCGCCCGGCAGCGCCACGACCGCGTCGCCGCGTTCGACGGGTTGCGGCGTCTCCGGCGCGGCCCACACCGCGTGGTCGGTGGGCAGCGCCAGGCCCAGGAAACCCATGCCCGCGAACAGCGGCGAGCCCGGACCGGAGTAGTACTGGGTCAGCGGCAGGTACTCGCCGCCGCGCCAGCCCAGCGAGGGCGGGCCGTCGGCGCCGACCCCGGCGTCCACGAAGTACTTCAGGGTTCCCGAGGCGATCCGGCGCACCGCGCCGGGGTCCTCGGTGGCGGCGCCGGTGAACTGGCCCAGCCACAGCGGGGCCAGGGTCGCGGTCCGGTAGGTCAGCGACCGTCCCTGCTGCACCGGGGAACCGTTGCTTCCGAACATGAGACCGTACGAGCGCAGGAACGCGGCCAGCCGCTGCCGCCACCGCCAGGCGCCGTCGGGGTCGCGATCGCCGACCATGTCGTACCAGGCCCACAGGAACGGGTGGATCACCCAGGCGTTGTAGTAGTCGATGTTGCGGCGCTGGCCGTCGGTGTACCAACCGTCGCCCAGGTGCCAGGACTCGACCCAGCGGACGTCGGCGTCACTGCGATAGGCCGAGGTGTCGACGCCGACCGAGGACAGGAACGCCTCCACGATCGCGGTGAACAGCACCCAGTTGTTGGGCCAGGCCTTGCGGGACGCGTGGTGGGCCAGCCAGTCGACGATCGGCTCCCGCTGCCGGTCGTCGAGCCGGTCCCACACCTGTTCCCGGCACAGGTGCAGCCCCAGGGCGATGTTGGCGGCCTCCACGATCGGCTGCGTCTTGCCGGTCAGCGGCGGGACGCAGTCGACGCCGCGCAGCCAGTTCTCGTCCCCGCCGGGCTCGGTGCCCGCGATCAACCCCTGCGCGTACCGCTCGGCCAGGTTCAGCGCGTCGCCGCCGCCGGCGATGCGGGGCGCGGCGATCAGGAAGCTGCGGGCGTAGCCCTCCAGCGCGTCGGATTCGGGACCCGAGGACGCGTGCCGTCCCGGGATGCGGAACAGGGCGTGTCGCGGTGAAGCGTGACGCAGCGCCTGCGTGAGCCAACCGTCCGCCACCGTCTCCCAGTGGGCGCGGGTGTAGCCGGTGAGCGGGGAAATGGTGGTGTCGAGTGACGGAAGCCGCATTTGGCAAACGCTATCCAAGGTTTCGGGTATGTGTCCAGTTGGGGGGCGCTACCTGGATGAATAGTTGTGCTGCTGGCCTCACATCGGCATTGCGGGCAAGATAGGGAAGGTCCGCCGGACTATCGTTTTCCGGTCGACTGGTTGCGTTCGCCCGACCGAAAGAGTCTCCCGTGCTTTACAAAACGCTGCAATGGACAGTGGCACCCGTAATCCGCGCGGCTTGGCGTCCGGACTTCGAAGGGCGCGAACACATTCCGGAAGAGGGACCGGCGATTCTGGCCTGCAACCACCTGTCGGTCGCGGACCACTACTTCCTCGCCCTTGCCACCTCGCGGCACATCGCGACCATGGCCAAGATCGAGTACTTCATGCGCCCCGGCCTCAAGGGCAAGCTGATCGGGGCGACGGTGCGCGGGCTGGGCCAGGTGGCCGTCGACCGCTCCGGCGGCCGCAAGAGCGCCCAGGCGCTCGGCCCCAGCGAGCAGGTGCTCCAGAACGGGCAACTCTTCGCGATCTTCCCCGAGGGCACCCGCAGCCCGGACGGCAAACTGCACAAGGGCCGCACCGGCGTGGCGCGACTGGCGCTGTCCAGCGGCGCCCCGGTCATCCCCATCGGGCTGACGGGTACCGACGA containing:
- the mshD gene encoding mycothiol synthase produces the protein MEIYERLEAAAVAEVLELVEAGARADGLSALNEQTILNLRHGGAEAEPGAHLMIRDAEGTLVGYANLELDNDGVAAVEMLVHPTHRHNGHGEALLAALIKRATAAKCRALTIWAHGDHPTALLLADRHDFTRDRVLWQMRRHLTDADGDGEPAAGITIRSFVPGRDETRLLEVNNAAFADHPDQGGWTVRDIAMREREDWFDPEGLLLAERDVDGQVLGFHWTKVHGSGDSAIGEIYVLGVAPEAQGLKLGAALTTAGLRYLRGRGLDTVMLYVDESNVRAVRLYTGAGFTRWTTDVNYHKKL
- a CDS encoding daunorubicin resistance protein DrrA family ABC transporter ATP-binding protein; this translates as MTNTAIAVSGLRKAYKDKVVLDGIDLDVRAGTIFSLLGPNGAGKTTTVNVLSTLTKADGGSVRVAGHDVETDAKAVRSAIGVTGQFAAVDELLTGQENLQLMVDLNRAATGNGKHAVARLLERFDLVEAAKKPASTYSGGMRRKLDLAMTLVGNPRIIFLDEPTTGLDPRSRRTMWSIIRDLVADGVTIFLTTQYLDEADQLADRIAVLDKGHLVAQGTSAELKRQIPGTHVRLQFAAPAELEAATRLFPGSTPDADSLTLRVPSDTGTKSLWTLLNRLNENSLSAEEFTVHTPDLDDVFLALTGHTTEVESR
- a CDS encoding ABC transporter permease, yielding MKSHSMVMLRRNFKHIARNPVSVFNSILMPIFMLLMFVYMFGEAFSVGVDYVDYATPGLMLMAVCYGLGATATAVNSDMTKGIINRFKVMDVSRGAVLNGHVITSVLTNVIAIAALVGVAFAMGFSPAADLLDWLALAGIVILLGFAAGWLTIALGIAAKSPETAGMAAVPMVLLPFFSSAIVPADMMGPGLREFAKYQPFTPIIETMRGLLAGKPETGDTLTAVAWCLGIALVGYLWARSTFKKRA
- a CDS encoding lysophospholipid acyltransferase family protein, which translates into the protein MLYKTLQWTVAPVIRAAWRPDFEGREHIPEEGPAILACNHLSVADHYFLALATSRHIATMAKIEYFMRPGLKGKLIGATVRGLGQVAVDRSGGRKSAQALGPSEQVLQNGQLFAIFPEGTRSPDGKLHKGRTGVARLALSSGAPVIPIGLTGTDEVLPFGTTRPRLAKVSVRIGKPLAFTKYANSLAPDRITLRAVTDEIMAAIADLSGQEYVDTYARRRQVNSEPPSE
- a CDS encoding DUF2264 domain-containing protein; its protein translation is MRLPSLDTTISPLTGYTRAHWETVADGWLTQALRHASPRHALFRIPGRHASSGPESDALEGYARSFLIAAPRIAGGGDALNLAERYAQGLIAGTEPGGDENWLRGVDCVPPLTGKTQPIVEAANIALGLHLCREQVWDRLDDRQREPIVDWLAHHASRKAWPNNWVLFTAIVEAFLSSVGVDTSAYRSDADVRWVESWHLGDGWYTDGQRRNIDYYNAWVIHPFLWAWYDMVGDRDPDGAWRWRQRLAAFLRSYGLMFGSNGSPVQQGRSLTYRTATLAPLWLGQFTGAATEDPGAVRRIASGTLKYFVDAGVGADGPPSLGWRGGEYLPLTQYYSGPGSPLFAGMGFLGLALPTDHAVWAAPETPQPVERGDAVVALPGAGWLLQSTAADGIVRLLNHGSDKITAGTPDPDPVYIKYGYSTHTAAGHGAAFEQGADGEFVVIDAQGRESRRRGIDHHHVGDTSALSRNRFDTGTVTSASVVSGRFEVRIHRVDAGTAVRVREAGQLIADDRPLASDAGDGWAWVSDADGLTSAVIGLLGYDQGAISDTFTAVNALGDNASAPQLVGGEGRIFAALHVLAHTQDAEAAVAEWLDAARVSVSGGLVTVRWQEDSQVSVDFDALPGVP